In Tenacibaculum sp. 190524A02b, the genomic stretch TCGAATAATCCAGCACTTACTCGTATATCTTGTGATAACAATCAGCTAACTTTTTTAGATGTTCAGAATGGAAACAATACAGCAATCATTAATACAGATTTTAATGCAACGGGTAATACTTCATTACGTTGTATTAAAGTAGATGACACTGCATGGAGTACAACGAACTGGACAAATGTTGATTCTGGAATTACTTTTTACAATTCAGGAATTTGCCGTTATACAACTATTCCTGATGCTAATTTTGAAGCAGCTCTTGAAAACTTAGGATATGATGACATTTCAGGTGATGGACAGGTACCTACTCAAAATATTGAAATTGTGACTTCTTTAGATTTAAGAAGTGATGCTATTGCCGATTTAACAGGAATAGAGGATTTCATCGCATTAGTATCACTTAACCTTAAAAATAACAGTTTAACTTCTATAAACCTTACTAATAATACAGTGTTAGAAACACTTGGAATAAGTGAAAACAATTTAACGTCTATTGATTTATCTGAAAATATAAATCTAAAGTCTTTAGATATTGGAGCAAATCCAATAACTGCATTAGATGTTTCAAACAATATAGCATTAACTCGATTAGAATGTCCAGTTACTGACATTACAGCTATTGATGTTAGTAAATTAACGAAACTTACTTTTTTAGAGTTATTTCAAACTGACATTACAACTTTAGATATTAGTAATAATTTAGTTTTAAAAAATCTTATCCTTTACAAAACGAAGTTAACCACATTAGAGGTTTCTTTAAATACAGAATTAACAGAATTACGTATTGACAATACAGATATCACTACTATTGATTTATCAACAAATACAAAGCTTATTGAAGTTAGGGTAAACGGTTCTGATATTACTTCAATCGATTTAACTAATCAAACAGCTTTAACTCAATTTTACGGACAAACAGGAGTCTTAGAGTATGTCAATATCAGGAATGGGAATAATACCAACATTACTAATTTTGATGTTCGAAATAATGATGATCTAACATGTGTTACTGTTGATAATGCATCATATAGTACAACAAATTGGACTGATATTGGTACTTCTACTAGTTTTACAGAAGGTAACTATTGTAATTATACAGCAATTCCAGATTCAACATTTGAAGCAAAATTGGAATCTTTAGGTTATGATGATATTTCTGGAGACGGACAGGTTCCAACTGCTTTAATAGAAGTAGTTACAAGCTTAAATGTAAATGACCTTGGAATTAACGAATTAACAGGAATTGAAGATTTTACAGCTTTAGTAACATTAGAAGCTAGAGGTAATAATTTTACTACTTTAAATGTGAGTAAAAATACGTTATTAGAACATTTATATGTTAACAATAATAACTTGTCATTAATAGATGTAACGAGTAATTTAGTATTAAGAAATTTAAATATAGGATCTAATAGTATTACTTCACTAGATGTATCTAATAATCCAGATCTTAGAGATCTTTGGGTGCAAGGAAACGGAGGATTAACAAGTTTAGATTTGAGTAATAATCTTGAATTAAGAGAGTTATATACCTATAGTTCTGGTGTTTCAACATTAGATCTTAGTTTTCATGTAGAACTTCGAATACTTTCTGCTTACAGAACTTCAATTACTACAATCGACCTTTCCAATAACACTAAATTAAAAGCATTACGAGTTGATGAAACAAACGTTACAGAGTTAGATTTAAGTAATAATCCAGATATTGAAACACTACGTGTCAACAATACAGGAATTACAATACTAGATTTAAGCAATCAAACTAATTTAGAAAAGCTATGGGGACATGACACCAATTTAAGTTACTTAAATGTTAGGAATGGAAACAATACTAACGTGACTACTTTTGAAATAGAAAACAACCCTAATTTAACTTGTGTTTTAGTTGATAACGCTACTTATAGTACAACAAATTGGACAAATAAAGATACTAATACAAACTTCAATGAAACTACATGTGATTATGTGTTGGTTGATATAAAAGTTTTTCTTCAAGGAGCTTATATAAATCCAAATTCAGGAGAAGAAAGTTTAATGCGTGATGACTTAAGAATTGCAAGTGGAGTTTACGGTACTACTTCTCCTTATAGTGATGGAGCTACTATTTCTGATGCTGTTAAGTTAGATGCTGTTGGAGAAAATTCAATGGTAGATTGGGTTTGGGTAGAATTAAGAGAAGCAAATAATCCAAGTGTTATAATTACAGGAAAATCTGGAGTTCTACAACGTGATGGAGATATTGTAGAACCTACTGATGATAGAAATTCTCCACTTTCTTTTAAGGTCAGTTCAGGCAATTACTACATCGTAATTAAACATAGAAATCATTTAAGTATTATGACCTCTTCTGTTATAAGCTTATCAAAAATAACTACATCTATTGATTTTATTTCAAATGATTCTTCTGTAGCTGGAGGTTCAAATGCAGTGGTAAATATGGGAGATGGAGTTTTTGCCATGATTGCTGGAGATGTTGATGAAAACGGACAAATACAGAATATAGATACCAATTCAATAATTCAACAACTTGGAGTTTCTGGATACAATAAAGCTGATTTAGATATGAATGGTCAGGTACAAAATTCTGACATCAATAACCTTTTAAATCCAAACCTAGGAAAAGGTGAACAACTCATTAATTCAATTGACTAAATAATTAATAGAAAATAAATATTTAACCTTATAAATACAGAGTTTATAGAAAGCTCTCTAAAAATTTTAATTTGATTAACATGAAAAAACTAAGTGCTTTTTTATTCTTATTTCTTATTTCTTTAACCTCTTACTCGCAAGCTCCACAGGGGTTTAATTATCAATCAGTAGTAAGAGATGCTTCAGGGAACGTTTTATCAAGTACATCTATCGGTGTACAATTCAAACTGCACCAAACAACAGCTAATGGAACAGTGGTATATACCGAAACACACTCACCAACAACAAATGATTATGGAGTTTTTAATTTGATTGTTGGTCAAGGAACTACAACTGATGATTTTTCAAGTGTTGATTGGTCTACTGATAATTATTTTATTGAAGTGAGTATTGATGTTGCAGGCGGAACAACTTATGTAAGTATGGGAACTACACAATTATTAAGTGTGCCGTATGCAATTCAAGCTAAATATGTAGAAAACGGAGATAATTTAGGAAATCATACTGCTTCAGAAAATTTTAAAACTGACGGGCATTGGATTTCTAATGATGGAGATGACGAAGGATTATTAGTAAACTCTGGTGGTAGAGTAACTACTTCAAACAAATTATTCTTAGGAAGTAATATTAACCTTGATACGCATTGGATTAATGGAGACGGAACTAGTAATAACGGAATTCAATTTGATGCAAGCGGAAATGTAATTACTTCTGCAAAAGTTTCTTTAGGAGGCAATGTGCAGTTAAATGACAACTGGTTATCTAATGATGGAGACAACGAAGGTATTAAAATATTAGATAATGGTACCATAGAACTAACTGGTAATATAAAATTAGCTGATAACTGGATTAATAACGATGGAGGAGACGAAGGTTTACAATTCGATACTAATGGTAATGTAACGTCTTCTGGAACTTTAACTTTAGGAAACAACGTATTATTGAACGGTAATTGGTTATCTAATGACGGAGGTAACGAAGGATTACAGATTGATAATACTGGAAATTTAACTACTTCAGGAAATTTAACTTTAGGAGGAAATTTTCAGCTTAATGGAATATTAACATCACCATCTGAAAACCAAATTTTTGGTACTTATGATAATACAAGTAATCTTTCAAATCTTGATAGAAGAAATGTAATTATTGGATATCAAGCGGCAGAAGGTGCTCAATCTGGAGATAGTAATGTTGTTATCGGATACTTTGCAGGGTATAATTTAAACGGAGACTCTAATGTATTAATTGGGACAGCAGCAGGAGCAGGTGGAACATTTTCTAACCAATTACATATTAGAGATTTAATTTATGGGGAATTTGATAATAGCTTATTACAAGTAAAAGGAGAGTTAAAAGTTGATGAAAACATTGCAACAGATGGAAATATTATTATTGATGAAGATGGTGATGATCTAAGAGCAGCCGGAGCAGCTAATAATGTAGAAATCATTTCTGTAATTGTAGATACTGATGGAACACTAAACTCAAATGTTACCAATTCCTCTGGTATTACGGCCTCTTTATCAGGAAACATATATACCGTAAATTACTCTAATCATTTTTCTAGTGTTCCGGCAATAACAATTACTTGTATTGCATCAACTTCGAAAACTCGAAATGCACAAATTACTTCTCTCGCTCAAGGAAAAGTACAATACTTAGTTAGAAGTTCTGGTGGTGATGCTAAAACTGATGCTATAACTGTTTTGCAAATTATTGGAAAAAGATAATAAGAGTATGAAACAGTTTTTATTTATAATATCATTGCTGATTACTTCTTCTTTGTCTTCTCAAACAATAGAACGAACTGTAATTGGATCAAACGGAACAACTTTAAGTACAGCAAACGCTAGTTTAGATTATACAATTGGAGATTTAGTAGTTACAACAAGCTCAAATGGAAGCAATACATTAACTCAAGGTTTTCAGCAAGAAACTATCGTTTTAAAGATTAAACTTGCTCCTGTAGTTTTTTTACAAGGGCCATTAGCAACTTCAGAAACAACTACAATGGACGATAGTTTAAGAAGTAACAGTTTACTACCAACAACTAGTCCGTATACAGATGCTATTACTTGTGAAACTTCAGTTTTCAATACAACAGGTAACGATGCTATTATCGATTGGGTTTGGATAACCTTACGTGATAAAAATGATAGAACTACCATTCTTGCTAGTCAATCTGCATTAGTACAAGCCGATGGAGATATTGTTGATGTTGATGGAGTATCCGCTTTAAAATTCAATTTGTCTTCAGATAGTTATTACGTAGCTGTAAATCACAGAAATCATTTAGGAATCATAAGTAATTCAGCAATAGCTTTAAACACTAACAGTTCAACATCAGTTAACCTTAGCAATTCTGCCTCTTCTGTTTTTGGAGGAACAAATTCAGTTGTAAATATGAGCAATGGGGTATTCGCAATGATTTCTGGAGATGTTGATGAAAATGGACAGATTCAAAACATAGATGCCAATTCTGTAATTAAGGTATTAGGTGATGCTGGGTATCATAAAGCAGATTTGAATATGAATGGACAAATACAAAATTCAGATGTCAATAGCTTTTTAAATCCTAACATAGGAAAAGGAGAACAATTCTAATACCATTTACAAATAGCGAATAATTTAAAATCAGACGTATGAAGCTAATTAAAACTAAAAGATTTAAAGCTAGGAAAGAGATTAAAAAGTTTGCCTATGTGCCTATTGTTTATCACGGAAATTTTTTCTGGTTATCACAGGTTAAAATAGAAAAATCATTTAATGGAATGTCAATGAAAATTATCAACATTCAAAGAATTTAAAAAACACTCATAGTAATGATAAAAAATATACTTTATTTATTTTTAGTTGTTTTTAATACACAACTATTTTCGCAAAACATTAGTTTTTCTTTTGTAAATGCAAGAAATACTAACGATGGAACCAATGATTTTTATGAAGCAGATATCTACATAGCTTCTGATAGCGACTTTATAGTTGGTTCTGGACAAATTTACTTTAATTATAATATCGAGGCATTTGGAGAAAATGTACATACTAACGGTAACATTGAAATGTTACAACCAGACGGTTCTGTTTTAGCAACAAGCTTTTTTGGAGGAACAGTATTAGCCTATACTTCATTTATTGTAAATGATAATACTACTTCAAGAGTTTCCACTTCTTTTCAACAATTAGCGAGTAGTGGAACTATAGGAATGCCAGTAATAAGCAGTACTCCAAAACATTTATACAGTATTAAAATAAAATATACTGATGTTAGTAAAGATCCAAATGTTTCTTTTGAAACTGGTGGTGTTTTTCTAGATCAATTTTATACTGCTTGCGGTCCAGCTACTGTTGTAGCTTTAGGAACTGCTGATTGTACTAAATATTCAGGAACTCAAATTACTGGAGATAATTATGATTCATCAGGAGCAGCTTTACCTACTAATGTAAATTGGACGGGGAGTTCAAGTGCTTTTTGGGGAGTTACTTCAAATTGGACTGATACAGCAATTCCTAATGTTACTAATAATGTAACAATTCCTGACGTAACTAATGATCCTATTGTAAACTCAGGTAATTATAGTGTTAATGACTTAACAATAGCTACAGGTGCTGATCTTACTATTGACACGAATGGTACTTTAAATGTAAATGGTAACTTAAATAGTAGCGGTACAATTGCATTAGCATCCAATACAAGTAATAGTAGTGTTTTTATTGTAGAAGGAACTACTTCTGGTCAAGTTACTTTTCAAAAAAATGGATTAATAGCTAACCAATGGAATGTGATTACTGCATCTGTTAGTGGGCAAAGTATAAAAGAGTTTGCAGAAAATGTAGCAAATGATATTCGCGTAAACAATTCTGTTTCTCCTAAAAGGTATGCTATTGCTTATTATGATGATAGTAATACAAATGGAGCTAAATGGGTATATTATACAGCTGATGATTTAAGTACCAATGCACTTACTTTTGAAGTAGGAAAAGGGTATGCCATTTCTAGAGCAACAGACGGAGGCGTTTCTTTTACAGGTAGTATAGAAACAAATAATGTAACAGAAACAGTTGCAGAAAACCAATGGAATGCTCTAGGAAACCCTTACACAGCTTACCTGCCAATTAATGAAAATTCTGGAGCAAATTTTATACAAGATAATTATAGCAAGTTTGATGCTTCTTTTGTAGCAGTGTATAGTTGGGATGCTTCTCAAAATAAATACACACCTAAAACTTTAGTTGATTCTGAAAGTAAATTAGCACCGGGAGAAGGTTTTTTTATTAAAACTGGTTCTGGCGAAACTAACGTCGTTTTTAATGAAAATCAAAGAGGTGTAGCTGTTTCTGGAGGAGGATCTATGAGGCTTGAAAGCACAAATGCATCATACCCTAGTATAGAACTTAAAGCTTCTATAAAAGGAACAATGGTTACTACAAAAATTTTATACACAGAAACTGCTACAAAAGGTTTAGATGCTGGTTATGACATAGGAAATTTTGAGGCAGCAAATTTTGATGTATTTACACAATTAGTAAGTAATGAAACCAAGCACAATTACACAATTCAATCTTTACCAAATAGTGATTATGACAATATGGTAATACCAGTAGGTTTACTTGCTGAAGATGGTACAGAAGTTGAGTTTTCAGTTGCTACCAATAAATTACCAACAGAGATTACTATTTATCTAGAAGATAAGGTAAAGAATACATTTACAAATCTTAGTAATACAAACTATAATGTTACAATAGAAGAAGAAGCTCATAAAAGAGGAAGATTCTATTTACATACCATTTCTAACACATTAAGTATCGAGGATTCAAGTTTGAATTCTGAAAACATAGACATTTTCAAGTCGGCAAATAAAGAGATTACAATTACAGGAATTCAATCAAAAGCACACATAAAAGTATATTCAATAATAGGAAGAGAAGTATTAGATACTCAAATAGAATCCAATAGCTCTTCAAAAATTACTTTACAAGGCTTTTCTTCTGGTATTTATATTGTAAAACTACAGTCAGAGGATGCAGAAGTTAGTAAGAAAATAATTATAGAATAGTAAATAAATTATGAATAAAAATCAACATAAAATAACTCGAAAAGAAGCCATAAATAAAATAGGGAATTATGGTAAATATACTGCATTAACAGCTTTAGGTACTTATTTATTGTTAAATCCAAAAAAAGCACAGGCACAAAGTCCTGAAGCACCAGGAGAAGGATTTTAAACTTTTAAGGGGATTTTAAAGGTCAGTTCAATTATTGGCTGGCCTTTTTAGATTTTTTACTTTTAAAAAACTATGCGTAAACTATTTTTAATACTGTATTTATTATTTGGGAGTTTGGTTTTAAATTCTCAAACAAAAATAGATAGTACGCTTATACAATTAAAAACAAAAGTTGAAAGTGCAAATACAGATTCTTTAAAGGTAGAAGCTCTGATTAAATTATGCGGTTATCAAAGAAAGAGAGATTACAATAAAGTAATTATATATTGTAATCAAATACATAGAATTCTTAAAAAAGCAACCTATGATACTAGGGTGCAACTAGCAAAAACATATGGTCATTCAGGTATTTATAAAAGAAGAAAAGCAGATTATGTTGGTGCTTTAAAAGATTACCATTCTGCTGAAAAAATTTACATCAGTATGAATGATACCATTCGGCTTTCAAGTATTTATCATAATATAGGTTTCATATACAGAGTTCAAAAAGAATATAATAAATCCATTAAGTTATTTAAAAAAGCAATAACAATAAACAAGCATAATAAAAGGCATAAAGCTCTTGGAAATAATTACAGCATGATGTCTATATGCTATAAAAATTTACATAAAATTGATACCGCTTTTTATGTTATAAATAAAGCTATAAAGTATTTTGAGTTGGATAATTATGAAGAAGGTAAACAACAGGCTATTTCCAATAGAGCGTCTTTATATTCTGTTCAAAAGAAATATAATGAAGCACTTTTGGTTTATTTGAATTATTTGGACTATGTAAAAAGTATAAATAAAAAAAGATCCATAATTAAAACACTCACAAATATTGCTAATGTTTATTTATTACTTGAAGAATATGATAAAGCCTTAAGTTATGCTAATGATAGTATAGAAATGGCAATTTCAGAAGATACCAAACAATACCTTCATGATGCTTATACAATTAGGAGCAAAATATACAAAGCTATGAATAAGTATGACCTTGCTTTTAAAGATATTGTAAAGTACACTGAAATTAATGTAGAAATAAATAGTATAAAAAAAGCAAGAGAACTAAGAGCGATAGAAGTACTACATATTTATGAAAAACAACGATTAAAAGATAGTTTGAGTAACGCTCAAGAGAAGAAAGATTTACAAATTAAATCAAGAAACTCACAACTAAAAATACAATTGTATAGTAGTATAGTTTTGATTGTTAGTTTACTAGTGATTATAGTTTTTTATTTTGGTTATAAATACTATAAAAAACATCACCAAAAAGAGCTTCCAGTTAATACAGAAAAATTAATTACTGATTTTGATATTGATAAAGAAAAAACAGAAAAGTTAAGGACAAAAACAATACAACATTTTGAAACTAGGGAAAAATTTACCCCAAAACAGACTAATCCTTCAAAATTAATAAGTAATTATTCTCTTGAAACGATTCTTCAAGATTTAAAAGAAGAGGCTTTTGTGGGTGATAAAATAGAAAGCCTAAAGAATAATATAAAAAAACTTAATGAAGATTTTTTAAATAGATTAAAAACGAAACACCCACAGCTTACTAAAACAGATGTTGAGGTTTGCTCTTTTATTAGAATAGGACTTACAAGGAAAGAAATATCTATTGTTAGAAAAACAACACTCGAAGCTATAAAGTCAACCCGTTTTCGATTAAAAAAGAAACTTGAATTAAGCAAAGAAGACAAATTAGACAACTATATTCAAAATTTGTAGTAAAATAATAAAGTCTAATTTTAATTCTCAGTTTGTAATGAGTTTTGGTAGAGTAGGAGTGATAATAACTAATAATATCTATAAGTTTCTTGTTATTGCATATCTTCAATAAATTGAAGGTTACTTTGTTCCATATTTAACTCTCTGTAAAAACAAGCCTTTCGGTGTTTACCTTGTAAATTGTAGGTATGACAAACTCCGTCACCTAATAATGTAACTTGATATACAAGCGCATCTTGATCACAATCAATAAGTATTTTATCAATTCTTAAAAAATCACCAGAAGTTTCTCCCTTTGTCCAAAGTTTATTGCGAGAAGTACTCCAAAATGTAGCTTTTTTGGTTTCAAGTGTTTTGGTTAATGCTTGTTTGTTTACTGAGGCTAACATTAAAAGCTGACCAGTTGTTGTTTCTTGTACTGCAACAGGTAATAAACCACCTCGTTTGTCAAATTGAAGGTCTAGACGTTGTCCTTCTTCCAGTTCTATTTTATCCTCTTTAATCA encodes the following:
- a CDS encoding hemagglutinin protein, whose protein sequence is MKQFLFIISLLITSSLSSQTIERTVIGSNGTTLSTANASLDYTIGDLVVTTSSNGSNTLTQGFQQETIVLKIKLAPVVFLQGPLATSETTTMDDSLRSNSLLPTTSPYTDAITCETSVFNTTGNDAIIDWVWITLRDKNDRTTILASQSALVQADGDIVDVDGVSALKFNLSSDSYYVAVNHRNHLGIISNSAIALNTNSSTSVNLSNSASSVFGGTNSVVNMSNGVFAMISGDVDENGQIQNIDANSVIKVLGDAGYHKADLNMNGQIQNSDVNSFLNPNIGKGEQF
- a CDS encoding T9SS type A sorting domain-containing protein, with amino-acid sequence MIKNILYLFLVVFNTQLFSQNISFSFVNARNTNDGTNDFYEADIYIASDSDFIVGSGQIYFNYNIEAFGENVHTNGNIEMLQPDGSVLATSFFGGTVLAYTSFIVNDNTTSRVSTSFQQLASSGTIGMPVISSTPKHLYSIKIKYTDVSKDPNVSFETGGVFLDQFYTACGPATVVALGTADCTKYSGTQITGDNYDSSGAALPTNVNWTGSSSAFWGVTSNWTDTAIPNVTNNVTIPDVTNDPIVNSGNYSVNDLTIATGADLTIDTNGTLNVNGNLNSSGTIALASNTSNSSVFIVEGTTSGQVTFQKNGLIANQWNVITASVSGQSIKEFAENVANDIRVNNSVSPKRYAIAYYDDSNTNGAKWVYYTADDLSTNALTFEVGKGYAISRATDGGVSFTGSIETNNVTETVAENQWNALGNPYTAYLPINENSGANFIQDNYSKFDASFVAVYSWDASQNKYTPKTLVDSESKLAPGEGFFIKTGSGETNVVFNENQRGVAVSGGGSMRLESTNASYPSIELKASIKGTMVTTKILYTETATKGLDAGYDIGNFEAANFDVFTQLVSNETKHNYTIQSLPNSDYDNMVIPVGLLAEDGTEVEFSVATNKLPTEITIYLEDKVKNTFTNLSNTNYNVTIEEEAHKRGRFYLHTISNTLSIEDSSLNSENIDIFKSANKEITITGIQSKAHIKVYSIIGREVLDTQIESNSSSKITLQGFSSGIYIVKLQSEDAEVSKKIIIE
- a CDS encoding tetratricopeptide repeat protein; its protein translation is MRKLFLILYLLFGSLVLNSQTKIDSTLIQLKTKVESANTDSLKVEALIKLCGYQRKRDYNKVIIYCNQIHRILKKATYDTRVQLAKTYGHSGIYKRRKADYVGALKDYHSAEKIYISMNDTIRLSSIYHNIGFIYRVQKEYNKSIKLFKKAITINKHNKRHKALGNNYSMMSICYKNLHKIDTAFYVINKAIKYFELDNYEEGKQQAISNRASLYSVQKKYNEALLVYLNYLDYVKSINKKRSIIKTLTNIANVYLLLEEYDKALSYANDSIEMAISEDTKQYLHDAYTIRSKIYKAMNKYDLAFKDIVKYTEINVEINSIKKARELRAIEVLHIYEKQRLKDSLSNAQEKKDLQIKSRNSQLKIQLYSSIVLIVSLLVIIVFYFGYKYYKKHHQKELPVNTEKLITDFDIDKEKTEKLRTKTIQHFETREKFTPKQTNPSKLISNYSLETILQDLKEEAFVGDKIESLKNNIKKLNEDFLNRLKTKHPQLTKTDVEVCSFIRIGLTRKEISIVRKTTLEAIKSTRFRLKKKLELSKEDKLDNYIQNL
- a CDS encoding phosphoribosyl-AMP cyclohydrolase translates to MLIKEDKIELEEGQRLDLQFDKRGGLLPVAVQETTTGQLLMLASVNKQALTKTLETKKATFWSTSRNKLWTKGETSGDFLRIDKILIDCDQDALVYQVTLLGDGVCHTYNLQGKHRKACFYRELNMEQSNLQFIEDMQ